From Senegalia massiliensis, a single genomic window includes:
- a CDS encoding amidohydrolase family protein yields the protein MDIILKQVRLENNEDLVDVAINDGKIVKIEKEITESASKEIEANGKVLIPGLIEAHLHLDKALIADRKPNKSGTLKEAIEVTGELKPTFTNEDIEKRAKATLDMLIKHGVTYVRTQSEFDPSGGFGGFETIMKLKEEYKDVIDIQVAAFPQEGIIKAPGTLDMMHKAMEMGADAVGGIPYNDTDANEHIDIVFELAKKYNKPVDLHQDFMDDYEGSSIEYLCEKTIKEGFEGKVSVGHLTSLGALSKEKLDKVIKDMAKAKINVFSLPATDLHLGGRNDEYNVRRGLTPVRALRDGGVNVGIATNNIRNPFTPYGNGDIIQTAMLAIPTAHLGGADDLPTVLDMITKSPAKALGIEDYGIKVGNSANMVLLDTQEIDKAIIDLPVRLYVIKDGKITVETTKEVKTFY from the coding sequence ATGGATATTATTTTAAAACAAGTAAGATTAGAAAATAACGAAGATTTAGTAGATGTTGCTATTAATGATGGGAAAATTGTTAAGATAGAAAAAGAAATTACAGAATCAGCATCTAAAGAAATAGAAGCAAATGGAAAAGTTCTTATTCCAGGACTTATAGAAGCACATTTACATTTAGATAAAGCATTAATAGCTGATCGTAAACCTAACAAATCCGGAACATTAAAAGAAGCAATTGAAGTTACAGGTGAATTAAAACCAACTTTTACAAATGAAGATATTGAAAAAAGAGCTAAAGCTACTTTAGATATGCTTATAAAACATGGTGTAACATATGTAAGAACTCAATCTGAATTTGATCCATCAGGAGGATTCGGTGGTTTTGAAACTATAATGAAATTAAAAGAGGAATATAAGGATGTAATAGATATACAAGTAGCTGCTTTTCCTCAGGAAGGAATTATAAAAGCTCCTGGAACATTAGACATGATGCATAAAGCTATGGAAATGGGTGCTGATGCTGTTGGAGGAATTCCATATAATGATACAGATGCAAATGAACATATTGATATTGTTTTTGAATTAGCTAAAAAATATAATAAACCTGTAGATTTACATCAAGATTTTATGGATGATTATGAAGGATCTTCAATAGAATATCTATGTGAAAAGACTATAAAAGAAGGATTCGAAGGTAAGGTTTCAGTGGGTCATTTAACAAGTCTTGGAGCACTTTCTAAAGAGAAACTAGATAAAGTAATAAAAGATATGGCTAAAGCTAAAATAAATGTATTTAGTTTACCAGCTACTGACCTTCATTTAGGTGGTAGGAATGATGAGTATAATGTAAGAAGAGGATTAACTCCAGTAAGAGCATTAAGAGACGGAGGAGTTAATGTTGGAATTGCAACAAATAATATAAGAAATCCGTTTACTCCTTATGGAAATGGAGATATAATTCAAACAGCAATGCTTGCAATACCTACAGCTCATTTAGGTGGTGCTGATGATTTACCTACAGTGTTAGATATGATAACAAAAAGTCCAGCAAAAGCACTAGGGATAGAAGATTATGGTATAAAAGTAGGTAATTCAGCTAATATGGTTTTATTAGATACACAAGAAATAGATAAAGCTATAATAGACTTACCTGTAAGATTATATGTTATAAAAGATGGAAAGATAACAGTTGAAACAACTAAGGAAGTAAAAACATTTTATTAG
- a CDS encoding citrate transporter has product MKKNKVLIVSLVLLLLFSSSLAFGADIGEVEAPTGFNAVITVIPLLMILGLLFKRFHMLIAGLVGGILAMIIGGISLAEANKFFLDAVPNMLSITVPIINSAIAMAVFKAGSYNTSLTLVRRAIKGRVEFFAVFIVILQAAATYMSGVGGGSAMVIAPLAFAALGAIPELIAAMSIAAAVSFTTSPASLESGVVSKLANIEVQNYVETMRPYWLIFVGIAIIIAFVGAKRRGIIFKGEEDEEYKNMTKKELWFNTIPAIFLLFAVIFGPIINNAIGIPILSPLFYTIITVALIAIFTKFNVSESVKSLVDGSQYILVRLFNVGIFLGFINMIGDTGAFAVIASIADQVPSAFTVPAAVLSGFLIGVPAGAYVGSILTLVLPIAVALNFTPLALGFVVMGVGLGSQVSFVNITMQALSSGFQIPIIDVVKGNAKWVGACTVLLLIISFIA; this is encoded by the coding sequence ATGAAAAAAAATAAAGTTTTAATTGTTTCATTGGTTTTATTATTATTATTTTCTTCAAGTTTAGCTTTTGGAGCTGACATAGGAGAAGTTGAAGCTCCAACAGGATTTAATGCAGTTATTACAGTAATACCTTTATTAATGATTTTAGGATTATTATTTAAAAGATTTCATATGCTTATAGCTGGACTTGTAGGTGGGATTTTGGCAATGATTATAGGAGGAATATCATTAGCAGAAGCTAATAAGTTCTTCTTAGATGCAGTGCCAAACATGTTATCGATAACAGTACCGATAATAAATTCAGCGATAGCAATGGCTGTATTTAAAGCTGGAAGTTATAATACATCACTTACTTTAGTGAGACGTGCAATAAAAGGTAGAGTAGAATTCTTTGCAGTATTTATAGTTATACTTCAAGCAGCTGCCACATATATGTCTGGTGTAGGTGGAGGTAGTGCAATGGTTATAGCACCACTTGCATTTGCAGCACTAGGAGCAATACCAGAACTTATAGCAGCAATGTCAATAGCAGCAGCAGTATCATTTACTACTTCGCCAGCATCTTTAGAATCAGGAGTAGTTTCAAAATTAGCTAATATTGAAGTTCAAAATTATGTAGAAACTATGAGACCTTATTGGTTAATATTTGTTGGAATAGCAATTATAATAGCATTTGTTGGTGCAAAAAGAAGAGGGATTATATTTAAAGGAGAAGAAGATGAAGAATATAAGAATATGACAAAAAAAGAATTGTGGTTTAATACAATTCCTGCTATATTCTTGTTATTTGCAGTTATCTTTGGACCTATAATAAATAATGCAATAGGAATTCCAATATTATCACCTTTATTCTATACTATTATAACAGTAGCATTAATCGCTATATTTACTAAGTTTAATGTTTCAGAATCAGTAAAGTCATTGGTTGATGGTTCCCAATATATATTAGTTAGATTATTTAATGTAGGTATATTTTTAGGGTTTATAAACATGATTGGAGATACAGGCGCCTTTGCAGTAATAGCAAGTATAGCTGATCAAGTACCAAGTGCATTCACTGTTCCAGCAGCAGTACTTTCAGGATTCCTTATAGGTGTACCAGCTGGAGCTTATGTAGGATCTATATTAACTCTTGTTTTACCAATAGCAGTAGCTTTAAATTTCACACCTTTAGCATTAGGATTTGTAGTTATGGGTGTTGGATTAGGTAGTCAAGTTAGTTTTGTTAATATTACAATGCAAGCTTTATCTTCTGGATTCCAAATACCTATTATTGATGTAGTGAAGGGAAATGCTAAATGGGTTGGAGCTTGTACAGTATTATTACTTATAATTTCATTTATAGCTTAA
- the proB gene encoding glutamate 5-kinase — protein sequence MISDIIKRSKKIVIKIGSNTLSNEDGTINKEFLNKLTFQVSKLREMDKQVIIVSSGAIISGVCSIGKWSRKEDIHYKQALSSIGQVELMNAYLNAFNKYDLTIGQVLLTREDFLDNYRTLNIRNTLFTLVDEGIIPIVNENDTICVEEIKIGDNDTLSALTTNLFSADLLVLLSDIDGVYDKSPKEYDDAVMIETVTNIDELLKNITIGKENYFGTGGIVTKIEAAKKVNKYGIPMILANGKKENILMDLLENKAKSTLFLP from the coding sequence ATGATTTCAGATATAATTAAAAGGAGTAAAAAGATAGTAATTAAAATAGGTAGTAATACTTTATCTAATGAAGATGGAACTATAAATAAAGAGTTTTTAAATAAATTAACTTTTCAAGTATCTAAACTTAGAGAAATGGACAAACAAGTAATTATAGTTTCTTCAGGTGCGATAATATCAGGAGTATGTTCAATAGGTAAATGGTCAAGAAAAGAAGATATACATTATAAACAAGCATTAAGTTCTATAGGTCAAGTTGAGCTTATGAATGCTTATTTAAATGCTTTTAATAAATATGATCTAACAATTGGACAAGTATTACTAACTAGAGAAGATTTTTTAGATAACTATAGAACTTTAAATATAAGAAACACTTTATTTACCCTTGTAGATGAAGGTATTATACCAATCGTAAATGAAAATGATACAATATGTGTAGAAGAAATAAAAATAGGTGATAATGATACATTATCAGCACTTACAACAAATTTATTTAGTGCTGATTTATTAGTACTATTAAGTGATATTGATGGAGTTTATGATAAAAGTCCTAAAGAATATGATGATGCTGTTATGATTGAAACAGTTACAAATATAGATGAATTGTTAAAAAATATAACTATTGGTAAAGAAAATTATTTTGGAACAGGTGGGATTGTAACTAAAATTGAAGCAGCTAAAAAAGTAAATAAATATGGAATACCTATGATACTTGCAAATGGAAAAAAAGAAAATATATTAATGGATTTATTAGAAAATAAAGCAAAATCAACTTTATTTTTGCCTTAG
- a CDS encoding EFR1 family ferrodoxin (N-terminal region resembles flavodoxins. C-terminal ferrodoxin region binds two 4Fe-4S clusters.): MNIKRILSVYFSPNGSTKKIVNNIANKLSNDVLEIDLTKLESRNKKRIFNEDDLVVIGFPVYADRLPIISKEIFNNLKGNNTPAVAIVSYGNRDYGDALLELKENLDKINIKVISAATVIGEHCLNHSVAKSRPDKEDFDILYKFTKDIKKKMLTITDINKLNSIKIKGNHPYHPLKEQPTPIGDSNCIQCGLCEKNCPVNAIDKIDYRKTNIDSCIFCGKCINICPTNARDIKEQSFLEFMNKLEYIAGERKEIETFIY; encoded by the coding sequence ATGAATATCAAAAGAATATTATCAGTTTATTTTTCACCAAATGGAAGTACTAAAAAAATAGTAAATAATATAGCTAATAAATTATCTAATGATGTATTAGAAATTGATTTAACTAAATTAGAATCAAGAAATAAAAAAAGAATTTTCAATGAAGATGATTTAGTTGTAATTGGATTTCCTGTGTATGCTGATAGATTACCTATTATATCAAAAGAAATATTTAATAATTTAAAAGGTAATAATACACCTGCAGTTGCAATAGTAAGTTATGGAAATAGAGATTATGGGGATGCTTTACTTGAACTTAAAGAAAATTTAGATAAAATTAATATAAAAGTTATCTCTGCAGCTACTGTTATAGGAGAGCATTGTTTAAATCATAGTGTAGCGAAATCACGTCCTGATAAAGAAGATTTTGATATTTTATATAAGTTTACTAAGGATATAAAAAAGAAAATGTTGACTATTACAGATATAAATAAATTGAATTCTATAAAAATAAAAGGGAATCATCCTTATCATCCTTTAAAAGAACAACCTACTCCTATAGGAGATTCAAATTGTATCCAATGTGGTTTATGTGAAAAAAATTGTCCAGTAAATGCTATAGATAAAATTGACTATAGGAAAACTAATATCGATTCATGTATTTTTTGTGGTAAATGTATAAATATATGTCCTACAAATGCAAGAGATATAAAAGAACAGTCTTTTTTAGAATTTATGAATAAATTAGAATATATAGCAGGAGAGAGAAAAGAAATAGAAACTTTTATATATTGA
- a CDS encoding glutamate-5-semialdehyde dehydrogenase, with amino-acid sequence MSSLLEKSKSLKKASYDLSLANTIDKNNALQKVAESLNENKDLIISENKKDIIIAKKNGMKDSLIDRLLLNEYRIDNMIKGIQEIISLKDPIWKSDEVWTIENGLTISKMTVPLGVVGIIYESRPNVTVDAFSLSIKSGNCILLRGSSSSINSNIALVYAIKQGLKNSNISENIIELIDDTDRALVDEMLKLNEYLDLIIPRGGKKLIDFVVKNSIVPTIETGVGNCHIYVDESADQNKALDIIENAKVQRPGVCNACETVLIHKNIKNEFLLNLRERLENRVELRGCKHTLEAIDIKEAKENDYIEEYLDYILAIKVVNDVNEAINHINKYGTKHSEAIITESLRNSNLFQKRIDAAAVYVNASTRFTDGSQFGFGAEMGISTQKIHARGPVGLNQLVSNKYTIVGDGQIRK; translated from the coding sequence AAAGATTTAATAATAAGTGAGAATAAAAAAGATATAATTATAGCTAAAAAAAATGGTATGAAAGATTCATTAATTGATAGATTGTTACTAAATGAATATAGAATTGATAATATGATAAAAGGAATTCAAGAAATTATATCCCTTAAAGATCCTATATGGAAAAGTGATGAAGTTTGGACAATAGAAAATGGACTTACTATAAGCAAAATGACGGTGCCACTAGGAGTTGTAGGTATAATATATGAATCTAGACCAAATGTTACAGTAGATGCTTTTTCACTCTCTATTAAAAGTGGAAACTGTATATTATTAAGAGGAAGTTCATCATCTATAAATTCAAATATTGCTTTAGTATATGCTATTAAGCAGGGCTTGAAAAATAGTAATATATCTGAAAATATAATAGAATTAATTGATGATACAGATAGAGCATTAGTTGATGAAATGTTGAAATTAAATGAATATCTTGACTTAATTATTCCAAGAGGCGGTAAAAAGTTAATAGATTTTGTAGTAAAGAATTCAATTGTACCTACTATTGAAACAGGAGTTGGAAATTGTCATATATATGTTGATGAATCAGCCGATCAAAACAAAGCATTAGATATAATAGAAAATGCAAAAGTACAAAGACCAGGAGTATGTAATGCTTGTGAAACTGTACTTATTCATAAAAATATAAAAAATGAATTTTTGCTTAATTTAAGAGAACGACTTGAAAATAGAGTAGAGTTAAGAGGATGTAAACATACTTTAGAAGCTATAGATATAAAAGAAGCTAAGGAAAATGATTATATAGAAGAATATCTAGATTATATTTTAGCAATAAAGGTTGTTAATGATGTAAATGAAGCTATAAATCATATAAATAAATATGGAACTAAACATTCAGAAGCAATTATAACGGAGAGTTTAAGAAATTCAAATTTATTTCAAAAAAGAATTGATGCAGCAGCAGTATATGTAAATGCTTCAACAAGATTTACAGATGGATCACAATTTGGTTTTGGTGCAGAAATGGGAATAAGTACGCAAAAAATTCATGCCAGAGGACCTGTAGGATTAAATCAATTGGTTTCAAATAAATATACAATTGTAGGAGATGGACAGATTAGAAAGTGA